A single genomic interval of Arthrobacter sp. NicSoilB8 harbors:
- a CDS encoding methylenetetrahydrofolate reductase has translation MFPTRIEIIPSEGIVEQVQALVPLTTALTVTCLPHHGIERTMRTAAQLSVLGYRVIPHLAARSLHSRAELTGIMRDCNVAGIGEVFVIGGDRKQQAGPYQSALPLLEDIAQYSGGVMRAGIAGYPEGHPAVGALDLVDALSAKQHLATHVVTQMCFSAPKILDYAAFLRREGVQLPVWAGVAGAVPRAKLVSLATQIGVGSSLKFLSRKGPLARKLLSGDRYAPSALISELAEHPDHVAGIHFYSFNNLAGATGGTTASSRPETPELASIPGAAK, from the coding sequence ATGTTCCCCACCAGAATTGAAATCATCCCTTCAGAGGGGATCGTTGAGCAGGTCCAGGCCCTGGTGCCCTTGACCACCGCGCTCACAGTGACATGCCTGCCCCACCACGGCATCGAGCGGACGATGCGCACTGCGGCGCAGCTCAGCGTCCTCGGCTACCGTGTCATCCCGCATCTCGCGGCGCGGAGCCTGCATAGCCGTGCCGAGCTGACCGGAATCATGCGCGACTGCAACGTTGCCGGGATCGGTGAAGTGTTCGTCATTGGCGGCGACCGGAAGCAGCAGGCCGGCCCCTACCAGTCCGCCCTCCCGCTGCTGGAGGACATCGCGCAGTACTCCGGCGGCGTGATGCGGGCAGGCATTGCGGGCTACCCGGAGGGCCACCCCGCGGTGGGCGCCCTGGACCTGGTGGACGCCTTGTCGGCCAAGCAGCACCTGGCCACGCACGTCGTTACGCAGATGTGCTTCTCCGCACCGAAAATCCTGGACTACGCGGCGTTCCTCCGCCGGGAAGGCGTGCAGCTGCCCGTCTGGGCCGGGGTAGCGGGGGCCGTCCCGCGGGCCAAACTGGTCTCCCTGGCCACGCAGATCGGCGTCGGAAGTTCCCTGAAGTTCCTCAGCCGCAAGGGGCCGCTGGCACGCAAGCTCCTGAGCGGAGACCGGTACGCGCCGTCGGCCCTGATTTCCGAGCTTGCAGAGCACCCGGACCACGTGGCGGGCATCCACTTCTACAGCTTTAACAACCTTGCCGGGGCAACCGGCGGGACAACCGCGTCATCACGCCCCGAGACCCCCGAACTTGCGTCGATTCCAGGAGCAGCAAAATGA